In Microbacterium laevaniformans, a single window of DNA contains:
- a CDS encoding ABC transporter ATP-binding protein has protein sequence MSMPSAAAAPEAPTATPVVKADSLVAGYLPGVNILNDCTLEAFPGELVGIIGPNGAGKSTLLKALFGLVNVRSGAVTLEGEDITNQKANQLVQAGIGFVPQTNNVFPSLTIEENMQMGMFLRPKEFQSRVAEIWELFPVLGERRKQRAGSLSGGERQSVAMARALMMKPKVLLLDEPSAGLSPVRQDETFIRTREINKTGVTIIMVEQNARRCLQICDRAYVLDQGRNAYEGAGRELAKDPKVIELYLGTLAADVEASHSD, from the coding sequence ATGAGCATGCCATCCGCCGCTGCGGCGCCCGAGGCGCCGACGGCGACGCCCGTCGTCAAAGCCGACAGCCTCGTCGCCGGGTACCTGCCGGGCGTCAACATCCTCAACGACTGCACGCTGGAGGCGTTTCCCGGTGAGCTCGTCGGGATCATCGGTCCCAACGGCGCCGGCAAGTCGACGCTGCTGAAGGCTCTCTTCGGACTCGTGAACGTCCGCTCCGGCGCCGTCACGCTGGAGGGCGAGGACATCACCAACCAGAAGGCCAACCAGCTCGTGCAGGCAGGGATCGGCTTCGTTCCCCAGACGAACAACGTCTTTCCCTCCCTGACGATCGAGGAGAACATGCAGATGGGCATGTTCTTGCGACCCAAGGAGTTCCAGAGCCGCGTCGCCGAGATCTGGGAGCTCTTTCCCGTGCTGGGCGAGCGTCGCAAGCAGCGCGCCGGATCGCTCTCCGGCGGCGAGCGCCAGTCGGTCGCCATGGCCCGCGCCCTCATGATGAAGCCGAAGGTGCTGCTGTTGGACGAGCCCAGCGCGGGCCTGTCGCCCGTTCGGCAGGACGAGACGTTCATCCGCACGCGGGAGATCAACAAGACCGGCGTGACCATCATCATGGTGGAGCAGAACGCCCGCCGCTGCCTGCAGATCTGCGACCGCGCCTACGTCCTCGACCAGGGCCGCAACGCCTACGAGGGCGCGGGTCGCGAACTCGCGAAGGACCCGAAGGTCA